One genomic region from Patescibacteria group bacterium encodes:
- a CDS encoding GIY-YIG nuclease family protein: MYYIYILHIEGIKGKNFYIGYTADLKNRLKEHLLGRVRTTRGRNPKLIYFEAYGGKYLALKREKGLKNSGSVYNALLRRLSLK; the protein is encoded by the coding sequence ATGTATTATATTTATATTCTACATATAGAAGGGATTAAGGGTAAAAATTTTTATATTGGTTATACTGCGGATTTGAAAAATAGACTTAAGGAACATTTACTAGGGAGAGTTAGAACAACCAGAGGTAGAAACCCAAAATTAATTTATTTTGAAGCTTATGGTGGTAAATATCTAGCTTTAAAAAGAGAAAAAGGTTTAAAAAATAGTGGTTCCGTTTATAATGCCTTGTTGAGACGTTTAAGTTTAAAATAA
- a CDS encoding metal ABC transporter substrate-binding protein translates to MNKKQIIFLAIFVLLVISGIFFLAIFEKANVKEQKSEEKKLRVVTTVLPLYAFTKNIVGDKAEVENLLPAGAGCAHDYSFTPADVIKIFKADVVIKNGAHLDDWVDEIIESAGRGNLKVIDASEGIELLGVVESAKKPEEDEHAHSEEGNPHVWLDPLLAVKEVEKIGGGLMEADPGNKSVYLENSIAYIRKLRDLDKELELGLQDLKTKNFISFHAAFDYFAKRYGLNQVAVLEESPGKEPGAQYIANLINLIKKYKVPALFTEPQYSPKLMETLAADLKLPVFELDPLVTGEFTLDFYEKGMRKNTEILKEALGVKNEENNTEK, encoded by the coding sequence ATGAACAAAAAGCAGATAATTTTTTTAGCCATTTTTGTTCTCTTGGTAATTTCGGGCATTTTTTTCCTGGCGATTTTTGAGAAAGCAAACGTTAAAGAACAAAAATCAGAAGAAAAAAAATTACGAGTGGTGACGACCGTTTTACCGCTCTATGCTTTTACAAAGAATATAGTCGGTGACAAAGCGGAGGTGGAAAATCTTCTGCCGGCGGGCGCCGGTTGCGCTCACGATTATTCTTTTACTCCCGCTGACGTAATTAAAATTTTTAAAGCCGATGTGGTGATAAAGAACGGCGCTCATCTTGACGATTGGGTGGATGAAATTATAGAAAGTGCCGGCAGGGGAAATTTAAAAGTTATTGACGCGAGCGAAGGGATAGAACTTTTAGGCGTGGTCGAATCAGCTAAAAAACCAGAGGAAGATGAGCACGCTCATAGCGAGGAGGGGAACCCGCACGTTTGGCTTGACCCTCTTTTAGCCGTTAAGGAAGTGGAAAAAATCGGCGGGGGGCTGATGGAGGCCGACCCGGGAAACAAAAGCGTTTATTTGGAAAATTCCATAGCTTACATAAGAAAATTGCGGGATTTGGATAAAGAATTAGAATTGGGACTTCAAGATTTAAAAACAAAAAATTTTATCTCTTTCCACGCGGCCTTTGATTATTTTGCCAAACGGTATGGTTTGAATCAGGTAGCGGTGCTTGAAGAGTCCCCCGGCAAAGAGCCTGGAGCGCAATACATTGCCAATCTAATAAATTTAATAAAAAAATATAAAGTACCGGCCTTGTTTACCGAACCGCAATACTCTCCCAAACTTATGGAAACTTTGGCGGCTGATTTGAAATTGCCGGTTTTTGAGCTTGACCCTCTGGTCACCGGCGAGTTTACTTTGGATTTTTACGAAAAAGGCATGAGAAAGAACACGGAAATTTTAAAAGAGGCCTTGGGAGTGAAAAACGAAGAGAATAATACTGAAAAATAA
- a CDS encoding Smr/MutS family protein encodes MGNETKKFKDILEEYGSADFSQEKELGELEYRKNPRHSLHPPIGAELDLHGQRVRDAILNLKIFIKDCQKRGVSRVLIITGRGEGILREVVGENLAGLKDDGEIRLYKAVVDKSGEAGPFDVKL; translated from the coding sequence ATGGGAAATGAAACTAAAAAATTTAAAGATATTTTAGAAGAATATGGCTCTGCGGATTTTAGTCAAGAAAAGGAGTTGGGAGAACTGGAATATAGAAAGAATCCGCGTCATTCTTTACATCCACCAATCGGAGCGGAGCTTGACCTCCACGGCCAGCGCGTTCGCGACGCCATTTTGAATCTAAAAATTTTTATTAAAGATTGCCAAAAGAGGGGAGTATCCAGAGTTTTAATTATCACTGGCAGAGGCGAGGGTATATTGCGGGAGGTTGTCGGAGAAAATTTGGCGGGGTTAAAAGATGACGGAGAGATTAGGTTATATAAAGCAGTAGTGGATAAATCGGGGGAGGCGGGCCCTTTTGATGTTAAACTTTGA
- a CDS encoding DMT family transporter translates to MLWLWTSFVGYFFNAVSSVINKILLGRSMPNPRIYAFLVGVLGLSGFILAPWGWSLISGYWMLISLVTGACFIIALLLFFTALRKDEASQMVTLVGATQAIIIFVLAFIFLGERLSGWQIAAFLLLVLGGIFISIDPTGRGKSGQSGGVILALSAGIFFALFYILTKYIFNNLSFVDGFIWPRLGSFIAALFLLFDVETRKNLFSGGQEMTAKVYLIFLGGQILGALSFVFINYAISLASVTLVNALQGAQYAFVFILALLLMSRFTNLLKEQMAPRVILQRVIAIVIIGVGIAIINF, encoded by the coding sequence ATGCTTTGGCTGTGGACCTCTTTTGTCGGGTATTTTTTTAATGCCGTTTCGTCTGTTATAAATAAGATACTATTGGGCAGGTCAATGCCTAACCCCCGGATTTACGCTTTTCTAGTGGGCGTTTTAGGGCTCTCGGGGTTTATTTTAGCTCCCTGGGGTTGGTCTTTGATTTCTGGGTATTGGATGCTTATTTCTTTAGTCACTGGCGCTTGTTTTATAATTGCTTTGTTGCTTTTTTTCACGGCTTTAAGAAAAGACGAGGCCTCGCAAATGGTGACTTTGGTCGGGGCGACGCAGGCAATAATTATTTTTGTTCTGGCTTTTATCTTTTTAGGGGAGCGCCTTTCAGGATGGCAGATTGCCGCTTTTTTGTTATTAGTGCTCGGAGGAATTTTTATAAGCATTGACCCTACTGGTCGGGGGAAAAGCGGTCAAAGTGGCGGAGTTATTTTAGCTTTGTCCGCCGGCATATTTTTCGCCCTGTTTTATATTTTGACTAAATATATATTTAACAATTTGAGTTTTGTGGATGGGTTTATCTGGCCACGCCTCGGCTCTTTTATCGCCGCTCTGTTTTTATTGTTTGACGTTGAAACGAGAAAGAATCTTTTTAGCGGCGGCCAGGAGATGACTGCCAAGGTTTATCTGATTTTTTTAGGCGGGCAAATTTTAGGCGCTTTAAGTTTTGTTTTTATAAATTACGCCATTTCTTTGGCCAGCGTCACTTTGGTTAATGCTTTGCAGGGGGCGCAATATGCCTTTGTCTTTATTTTGGCGTTGTTGCTGATGTCTCGCTTTACCAATCTTTTGAAAGAGCAAATGGCCCCCCGGGTTATCTTACAGAGAGTCATTGCCATTGTTATAATAGGCGTAGGAATTGCCATAATAAATTTTTAA
- a CDS encoding S-adenosylmethionine decarboxylase: MAKEHRVSSAVPSFVYLATVQVCDVGQIINKDNLRKFVDKLCEAIEMRKMRQNPIVDELPSEIFGVKSYSVSQPLMTSILSLDTWPEEDSFVLLIHSCKEFDPQIVANTITEFFKGAKIFKESFIDRTLRKSGSQ; encoded by the coding sequence ATGGCAAAAGAACACCGCGTCAGCAGTGCCGTGCCGTCGTTTGTCTATCTTGCCACAGTTCAGGTTTGTGATGTTGGTCAAATCATAAACAAAGATAATTTGCGGAAGTTTGTCGATAAGCTTTGCGAAGCGATTGAGATGAGAAAGATGCGCCAGAATCCGATCGTGGACGAGCTTCCCTCGGAAATTTTCGGGGTGAAGTCATATTCGGTCAGCCAACCGCTTATGACATCAATTCTAAGCTTGGACACTTGGCCGGAGGAAGACAGTTTTGTTTTACTCATTCATTCCTGCAAAGAGTTTGACCCGCAAATTGTGGCGAATACAATCACCGAATTTTTCAAGGGCGCGAAGATTTTCAAAGAATCTTTCATTGACCGCACCCTTAGAAAGAGCGGGTCGCAATGA
- the tpiA gene encoding triose-phosphate isomerase — MKIFFTIANWKMNLGLKDSVKLARAVIKIKNNHKKNKIVLCPSFTSLERVGSLIKRTPLELGAQDMFWEERGAFTGEISPAMLKEAGVKYVILGHSERRNYLKETDKIVGLKTRAALKNGLIPIVCIGETAEERRAGNYWRVLSGQIAEIFRDLKLSPGVRIFVAYEPIWAIGTGKFLDAAAAAEAHLFIRKKISEIFSSTVARSNFTIIYGGSVDSKSILGFTKEQEIQGVLVGGAAQKLASFKELIKKSQCL, encoded by the coding sequence ATGAAAATTTTTTTTACTATCGCCAATTGGAAAATGAATTTAGGGTTAAAAGATTCGGTCAAGCTTGCCCGCGCTGTCATTAAAATTAAAAATAATCATAAAAAGAATAAAATAGTGCTTTGCCCGTCGTTCACCAGTTTGGAAAGGGTCGGAAGTTTGATTAAGCGCACGCCCCTAGAACTAGGCGCGCAGGATATGTTTTGGGAAGAAAGGGGAGCGTTTACCGGAGAAATTTCCCCGGCGATGCTCAAGGAGGCGGGGGTTAAATACGTAATTTTGGGGCATTCGGAAAGGCGGAATTATTTGAAGGAAACCGATAAAATAGTGGGGCTGAAAACCCGCGCGGCTCTAAAAAATGGCCTGATTCCAATTGTTTGTATCGGCGAAACCGCCGAAGAAAGAAGGGCGGGAAATTATTGGAGAGTTCTAAGCGGGCAAATCGCCGAGATTTTCAGAGACCTTAAACTTTCTCCGGGAGTCAGGATATTTGTGGCCTATGAACCAATTTGGGCAATAGGTACTGGGAAATTTTTAGATGCCGCCGCAGCCGCTGAAGCGCATCTGTTTATCAGAAAGAAAATTTCGGAAATTTTTTCATCCACTGTGGCGCGGAGTAATTTTACTATTATCTACGGCGGCAGTGTTGACAGTAAAAGCATTTTAGGGTTTACTAAAGAACAAGAAATACAAGGAGTGTTGGTAGGCGGGGCGGCGCAGAAGCTTGCCAGTTTTAAAGAATTAATAAAGAAATCGCAATGCTTATAA
- the dusB gene encoding tRNA dihydrouridine synthase DusB — MILDWRKIKKPIIALAPMADITDEPFSLICKKMGAEVIFREMVSAEAIVRGSAKTLKMCEFKKSERPIIQQIFGKDPQVMARAAKIIAKKFRPDGIDINMGCPAKKIIADFNGASLMRDPKLAAEIIREVKKTVSVPVSVKTRTGWSDEKEILEFSKIIEKAGGDLITIHGRTKKQGYSGKANWQIIGEVKKQLAIPVILNGDIFSAEDAQRALEQTRCDGIMIARGAIGNPWIFRQTKNLLNKNIVPQKITAVEIKKIVLEHAKLHLKFYGQDKILTFRKHLVQYFKGVLGAKKLREKLVKISTLKELEKILKETR; from the coding sequence ATGATTTTAGATTGGCGAAAAATAAAAAAACCAATTATCGCTCTGGCTCCCATGGCTGACATTACCGACGAGCCATTCTCTTTGATTTGTAAAAAAATGGGGGCGGAAGTGATTTTTCGCGAAATGGTTTCGGCCGAAGCAATTGTCCGCGGCTCGGCAAAAACTTTAAAAATGTGCGAATTCAAAAAATCCGAACGCCCGATTATCCAGCAAATTTTTGGCAAAGACCCGCAAGTGATGGCGCGAGCCGCTAAAATCATCGCAAAAAAATTTAGACCGGACGGCATTGACATTAATATGGGCTGTCCCGCTAAAAAAATCATTGCTGATTTTAACGGCGCTTCGCTCATGCGCGACCCAAAGCTGGCCGCTGAAATTATTCGGGAAGTAAAAAAAACGGTGAGTGTTCCAGTATCAGTAAAGACGAGAACCGGCTGGAGCGACGAAAAAGAAATTTTGGAATTTTCAAAAATAATTGAAAAAGCCGGCGGGGATTTAATTACTATCCATGGCCGGACAAAAAAACAGGGGTATAGTGGAAAAGCCAATTGGCAAATAATCGGTGAAGTAAAAAAACAATTGGCAATCCCCGTGATTTTAAACGGCGACATCTTCTCCGCTGAAGACGCCCAACGGGCACTTGAACAAACCCGCTGTGACGGCATTATGATTGCCCGCGGCGCCATTGGCAATCCTTGGATTTTCCGGCAAACCAAAAATTTGCTGAATAAAAATATCGTTCCCCAAAAAATAACCGCTGTAGAAATTAAAAAAATAGTTTTAGAACACGCCAAACTCCACTTAAAATTTTACGGCCAAGACAAAATTCTCACCTTCCGCAAGCACTTGGTACAATATTTTAAAGGCGTCCTGGGCGCAAAAAAATTAAGAGAAAAATTGGTTAAAATATCCACATTAAAAGAACTGGAAAAAATTTTGAAAGAAACAAGGTAA
- a CDS encoding TrmH family RNA methyltransferase: protein MFREKFYVIAHNIRSLYNVGTIFRTADALGISKIFLTGYTGQPPRKEISKVALGAEKTVAWEQQKRVGVVINKLKKEGVKIIALETGSKATDYKKFKPKFPLALILGNEVAGISGGLLQKTDKVISLPMAGEKESLNVGVAMGAAGYYLNNFRK from the coding sequence ATGTTTAGAGAGAAGTTTTACGTAATCGCCCACAACATCAGGAGTTTGTATAATGTCGGGACTATTTTTAGGACGGCTGATGCTCTCGGAATTTCTAAAATTTTTCTCACCGGCTATACCGGCCAGCCGCCGAGAAAAGAAATCAGCAAGGTGGCTTTGGGAGCGGAAAAAACGGTTGCTTGGGAGCAACAAAAGAGAGTTGGGGTGGTTATAAATAAATTAAAAAAGGAGGGGGTGAAGATAATCGCGCTGGAAACCGGAAGCAAGGCGACGGATTATAAAAAATTTAAGCCGAAATTTCCCCTAGCCCTTATTCTCGGTAATGAAGTGGCTGGCATTTCCGGTGGTCTTTTGCAAAAAACTGATAAAGTAATATCTTTGCCCATGGCCGGAGAGAAAGAATCATTAAATGTCGGAGTGGCCATGGGCGCCGCTGGCTATTATCTGAATAATTTTAGAAAATAA
- the rpmG gene encoding 50S ribosomal protein L33, producing MSQDNLIKLECSECKRVTHFSKKNKKTLRERLAMKKYCRHCKKHTPHKETK from the coding sequence ATGTCACAAGACAATCTCATTAAATTAGAATGCTCGGAATGCAAAAGGGTTACCCATTTTTCTAAGAAAAATAAAAAAACACTTAGAGAGCGTTTAGCGATGAAAAAATATTGCCGACATTGCAAAAAACACACACCGCATAAGGAAACAAAATAG
- a CDS encoding FecR domain-containing protein, whose protein sequence is MFKNQEGKTSFSSLILGFLVIVLLGIVVLQVKENIDLKVSLKNNEEQASTSEKITPLALNLSWQQGKVFVEEPGADFTTVETGVLLKEGWAIKLDKNARAILEFASGGVLRLDGGAEIVLTKLSKEEIVLTQISGSSYHRVIVDENGVYKIDSLGQTIVALGTAFNVACDKDGGALKVDVIENKVKVEIKKEGKVKEEKTVEAGQGAKVDSAKELAEVAKLTEADLKTDWYLWNKEEDSKKSYELGVLKDIKKDEELKEEENEEDEGAGSSAEENKKSEYLTLWGTAQDDGIHLSWTPYAGDNFSYYKIVRSENNPDLKYPADGYIKVSSDKSFSSSIDSTAKKGAEYYYRICAKIGEEIKCGNVIQRTAVNESKEEETEKKDEAKNTFTLVENALNLSVEAKTDGIHLSWTPYAGTDFSYGKVVRSETNANLYYPNDGYIKVLNDKESVAYLDSSAKGGTDYYYRICVKTSSGEVKCGNVMKIKAATAGGEETSQTEGFKAITGELQLSVSKASDGVHLSWTPRAGEGFMYYKVVRSETNPDLYYPNDGYIKYSTKRTFNSYLDADIAAGKTYYYRVCSKEESGEVWCGNVVTVNN, encoded by the coding sequence ATGTTTAAAAATCAGGAAGGTAAAACTTCTTTTAGTAGTTTGATATTAGGATTTTTAGTTATTGTTCTTTTGGGGATAGTGGTCTTACAGGTAAAAGAGAACATTGATTTGAAAGTTTCTTTAAAGAATAATGAAGAGCAGGCGTCAACCAGTGAAAAGATTACTCCTTTGGCGCTTAATTTGTCCTGGCAGCAGGGTAAGGTTTTTGTTGAAGAACCGGGGGCGGATTTTACCACCGTGGAAACGGGCGTGCTATTGAAAGAGGGTTGGGCGATAAAATTAGATAAGAACGCGCGGGCGATTTTGGAGTTTGCCAGCGGCGGGGTTTTGAGATTGGACGGCGGGGCAGAGATTGTCTTAACTAAATTAAGTAAGGAAGAAATTGTTTTGACTCAAATCAGCGGTTCTTCTTATCATCGGGTTATTGTAGACGAAAATGGTGTATACAAAATTGATTCACTCGGCCAGACGATTGTCGCCTTAGGAACGGCGTTTAACGTCGCTTGCGATAAAGACGGAGGCGCTCTTAAAGTGGATGTGATAGAGAATAAGGTTAAGGTGGAAATCAAAAAAGAGGGGAAAGTTAAAGAAGAGAAAACCGTGGAGGCCGGTCAGGGGGCCAAAGTGGACAGCGCCAAAGAATTAGCCGAAGTGGCCAAGTTGACGGAAGCTGACTTAAAAACGGATTGGTATTTATGGAACAAGGAAGAAGATAGTAAAAAATCTTATGAGTTAGGAGTGTTAAAGGATATTAAGAAAGATGAGGAGTTAAAAGAAGAAGAAAATGAGGAAGATGAGGGGGCGGGGAGCAGTGCGGAGGAAAATAAAAAAAGCGAATATCTTACTCTTTGGGGTACGGCGCAAGATGACGGTATTCATCTTTCCTGGACGCCTTATGCCGGCGATAATTTTTCTTATTATAAAATCGTGCGTTCGGAAAATAATCCCGATTTAAAATATCCCGCTGACGGATATATTAAAGTTTCTTCGGATAAAAGTTTTTCTTCTTCTATTGACTCCACCGCTAAAAAGGGGGCGGAGTATTATTATCGCATTTGCGCTAAGATCGGAGAGGAAATAAAATGCGGAAACGTGATTCAAAGAACGGCTGTCAACGAGAGTAAAGAAGAGGAAACGGAGAAAAAAGACGAGGCAAAGAACACTTTCACATTGGTTGAAAATGCCCTGAATTTGAGCGTTGAAGCCAAGACCGACGGCATTCACCTTTCCTGGACGCCTTATGCCGGTACGGATTTTTCTTATGGTAAAGTCGTGCGTTCGGAAACCAACGCTAATTTATATTATCCGAATGACGGTTATATTAAGGTTTTAAATGATAAGGAATCGGTCGCTTACCTTGATTCTTCGGCTAAGGGCGGTACGGATTATTATTATCGCATTTGCGTTAAAACAAGTTCGGGTGAAGTTAAGTGCGGCAATGTCATGAAAATAAAAGCTGCCACGGCCGGCGGAGAGGAAACATCCCAGACTGAAGGGTTTAAGGCTATCACGGGTGAACTTCAGCTTTCTGTTTCCAAGGCCAGCGACGGCGTGCATCTTTCCTGGACGCCGCGCGCCGGAGAAGGTTTTATGTATTATAAAGTCGTGCGTTCGGAAACCAATCCGGACCTGTATTATCCCAACGATGGTTATATTAAATATTCAACGAAAAGAACTTTTAATTCTTATCTTGATGCTGACATAGCCGCTGGAAAAACCTACTATTACCGAGTTTGCAGTAAAGAGGAAAGCGGGGAGGTGTGGTGCGGCAATGTCGTGACGGTTAATAATTAA
- a CDS encoding TIGR00730 family Rossman fold protein — protein sequence MSNTLKPSKDKREILEEIKRFQAPMEPFTSQASWKIFKIMAEFIEGFEFLSKLKKEVTFFGSARVTEFDEDYKDARQLAYKLGKAGFAIITGGGPGVMEAANRGASEAGANSIGLNIQLPTEQRINKYVKRGTGFYYFFTRKVMLSMSARAYIYFPGGFGTLDEFLEIITLIQTRKAPPLPVVLMGKEYWEPFTKFINDTVYRKFGAIEKADMDIFYLAKNVDDAYHYILKNSKPRKFFTTRD from the coding sequence ATGAGTAATACCTTGAAGCCGTCGAAAGATAAGCGAGAAATTCTTGAAGAAATAAAAAGATTTCAGGCGCCGATGGAGCCGTTCACCAGCCAGGCCAGCTGGAAGATTTTTAAAATTATGGCCGAGTTTATTGAGGGGTTTGAATTTTTATCAAAACTAAAAAAAGAGGTGACGTTCTTCGGTTCGGCCAGAGTGACGGAATTTGATGAGGATTACAAAGACGCCCGCCAGCTGGCCTATAAATTAGGCAAGGCGGGATTCGCGATAATTACTGGCGGCGGGCCGGGCGTGATGGAAGCGGCTAACAGAGGGGCTTCCGAAGCCGGCGCCAATTCCATAGGCCTGAATATCCAGTTGCCGACAGAGCAGAGAATTAATAAATACGTGAAAAGAGGAACAGGTTTTTATTATTTTTTTACCCGCAAAGTAATGCTTTCAATGTCCGCTCGCGCTTACATCTATTTTCCTGGCGGTTTTGGCACTTTGGATGAATTTTTGGAAATCATCACTTTAATTCAAACAAGAAAAGCGCCGCCGTTGCCAGTGGTGCTGATGGGCAAAGAATATTGGGAACCGTTTACAAAATTTATTAATGATACGGTTTATAGAAAATTTGGCGCCATAGAGAAAGCGGATATGGACATTTTTTATCTGGCGAAAAATGTTGATGACGCCTATCATTATATTTTGAAAAATTCCAAACCAAGAAAGTTTTTTACGACTAGAGATTAA
- a CDS encoding pitrilysin family protein has product MYEKKVLPNGAKLIFIPQKETKAVTALVLFRVGSRYESGELNGVSHFIEHLMFKGTKKRPTTLAISRDLDSIGADYNAFTAKDHTGYYIKANKEKVGVALDVLSDILWQSKFSAGELEKERGVIIEEINMYEDTPMIYLDDLFEKNLYAGNKLGQLISGPKENIQRLKREEILGYKNKFYSPENMVVALAGNIGGGDRKLAEKYFGKIKAGGEVTPTFENFKISPKNFAGPDVAIFYKETEQIHLALGWPALSHDDPRIYALNLLGIILGGTMSSRLFINIREKKGLCYYISAGAETYEDTGHFKIQAGLDKSRIKEAIPLILAEVRKVLNAGVTAAELVRARDYLKGRTILALEDSSALASWFGRQELLCKEVLTPEEKFAKIDEVGSNDISAVAREVFQPDFLRGALIGPFKDFGEFRPLLKF; this is encoded by the coding sequence GTTCTTTTTCGTGTTGGCTCAAGATACGAATCCGGAGAGTTGAACGGCGTTTCCCATTTCATAGAGCATCTGATGTTTAAGGGCACCAAGAAGCGTCCGACGACGTTGGCCATTTCCCGCGACCTCGATTCCATCGGCGCGGATTATAACGCTTTTACCGCTAAAGACCATACGGGCTATTATATCAAAGCTAATAAAGAAAAAGTCGGCGTGGCCTTGGACGTTCTTTCTGACATACTCTGGCAGTCAAAATTCAGCGCCGGGGAATTGGAAAAAGAACGGGGCGTGATTATTGAAGAAATTAATATGTATGAAGATACGCCGATGATATATCTGGACGATCTATTTGAAAAGAATTTATACGCCGGAAACAAACTTGGCCAGCTGATTTCGGGCCCCAAAGAAAATATCCAGCGGCTGAAGAGGGAGGAAATACTGGGCTATAAAAATAAATTTTATTCTCCGGAAAATATGGTGGTGGCGCTGGCCGGCAATATCGGCGGGGGAGACAGAAAGTTAGCGGAAAAATATTTTGGCAAAATTAAGGCCGGCGGTGAAGTCACGCCCACTTTTGAGAATTTTAAAATTTCACCAAAAAATTTCGCGGGTCCGGATGTGGCCATTTTTTACAAAGAGACTGAGCAGATTCATCTGGCTTTAGGGTGGCCGGCTTTATCGCATGATGACCCGAGAATTTACGCCCTGAATTTACTTGGAATTATTTTGGGTGGGACAATGAGCTCGCGCTTGTTCATTAATATCCGCGAAAAGAAAGGCCTCTGTTATTATATCAGCGCCGGCGCGGAGACCTATGAAGATACGGGTCATTTCAAAATCCAGGCCGGGCTTGATAAATCCAGAATCAAAGAGGCGATTCCGTTGATTCTGGCGGAGGTGCGGAAAGTTCTCAACGCCGGAGTGACGGCCGCGGAACTTGTTCGCGCTAGAGATTATCTTAAAGGACGGACGATTTTGGCGTTGGAGGATTCCAGCGCGCTGGCGAGCTGGTTTGGCCGGCAGGAGCTTTTGTGTAAAGAAGTTTTAACGCCGGAAGAAAAATTTGCTAAGATAGACGAAGTGGGGAGTAATGATATTTCGGCTGTGGCGCGCGAGGTTTTTCAGCCGGATTTTTTGCGGGGCGCGCTGATTGGGCCGTTTAAAGATTTTGGAGAATTTCGCCCCTTGCTAAAATTTTAA